The following coding sequences are from one Quadrisphaera sp. RL12-1S window:
- a CDS encoding AbrB/MazE/SpoVT family DNA-binding domain-containing protein — MRSSTSSRVTPADHLTSAPGAPGSEARGPWSWAPAACRDVRSAIPSATLRGVGQRRDPEASRRPVHGGQRDERLMTRQNSSCHHERMDATLVLGQQGRLVIPAEVRSALGLSAGDRLHL; from the coding sequence ATGAGGTCCTCCACGTCCTCGCGGGTCACCCCGGCTGATCACCTGACTTCTGCGCCGGGCGCACCCGGCTCTGAAGCCCGCGGCCCATGGAGTTGGGCCCCTGCGGCCTGTCGCGACGTCCGGTCAGCGATCCCCTCTGCGACGCTTCGCGGCGTCGGCCAGAGAAGAGACCCGGAGGCCTCACGGCGTCCGGTGCACGGTGGTCAGCGAGATGAAAGACTCATGACACGACAGAACAGTTCGTGCCACCATGAACGCATGGATGCCACGCTCGTGCTCGGCCAGCAGGGCCGGCTCGTCATCCCCGCTGAGGTCCGCTCTGCCCTGGGACTCAGCGCTGGAGACAGACTGCACCTGCA